One stretch of Candidatus Zixiibacteriota bacterium DNA includes these proteins:
- the gmk gene encoding guanylate kinase: protein MNLRKPGKIIVISSPSGGGKTSICRSLPERDRDHDWYFSVSYTTRGKRAGEQNGREYFFVDDNEFERLISEDAFAEECRVHLYRYGTPREPLEKVLNEGGVMLLDVDVQGAEKIKAAYPQAVSIFILPPSVDELRQRLTTRGTETQEQLRVRRDNATKEMQLWQDFDYVVVNDDLEVAVSEVLSVITGHYCRTDMVPREQIQKIIGLVS from the coding sequence ATGAATCTCAGGAAACCGGGCAAGATCATAGTAATTTCGTCCCCTTCCGGGGGTGGCAAGACCTCTATATGCCGCAGTCTGCCGGAACGGGACCGCGATCATGACTGGTATTTCTCTGTCTCCTATACTACACGCGGCAAACGTGCCGGTGAACAAAACGGTAGAGAATATTTTTTCGTTGACGACAACGAATTCGAGCGTTTGATCAGTGAGGATGCTTTCGCTGAAGAGTGCCGGGTTCATCTTTATCGGTATGGCACCCCTCGGGAACCGCTTGAGAAAGTTCTCAATGAGGGCGGAGTGATGTTACTCGACGTAGATGTGCAAGGAGCGGAGAAGATCAAGGCCGCCTATCCTCAGGCTGTCTCGATTTTCATTCTTCCTCCGTCGGTGGATGAGCTTCGTCAGCGCCTCACGACTCGCGGAACGGAGACACAGGAGCAGCTTCGCGTACGACGTGACAATGCTACCAAAGAGATGCAGCTATGGCAAGATTTCGATTATGTTGTTGTCAACGATGACCTTGAGGTAGCCGTGAGCGAAGTTCTGAGTGTAATTACCGGTCATTATTGTCGCACTGACATGGTACCTCGGGAACAGATACAGAAGATCATTGGTTTGGTTAGTTAA
- the topA gene encoding type I DNA topoisomerase — protein MARNLLIVESPAKSRTLARFLGKDFDIVATVGHIIDLPKSKLGIDTENDFEPQYTVIEGKQKVITGLKKAAKKADTIYLAPDPDREGEAIAWHVANSLGDKCKANFVRVSFNEITKRAVTEAVKNPREINMNLVNAQQARRVLDRLVGYTVSPFLWKTIARNLSAGRVQSVALRLVCEREAEIKAFKSTEYWQINAQLETDKQEQFKTRLHKIDKLTVVKPSELKGKTKVCINSEDEVKGYVAELEKADFVVDEIKRSEKKRRPYAPFITSTLQQEAAKAHGFSPKVTMRIAQDLYEGIEMGKEGPTGLITYMRTDSTRIAAEALTGAREYIEEIYGKSYLPAKAQIYSSKKKAQDAHEAIRPSYLTLPPVDVKKYLTPRQYKLYTLIWNRFIACQMKPAVYSVETVDIKAGRFTLRATAQRIKFDGFIKLYRAEKEPDENGNGKNGLENLPELNEKDLLKLLKLEPNQSFTKPPGRYSEAMLVKRLEADGIGRPSTYATIISTLKSRKYVDLDQRKLVPTDLGKAVTRILVEHLPKIFNVKFTASMEKELDAVADGTDDWVKVIGAFYTPFKKTIDGLTARESEIKASLTEKTDIACEKCGSPMIVKWGRNGRFLACSAYPECKSTRPLPEEEEQNKTDEKCEKCGSPMVVKTGRFGRFLACSAYPDCKTTKAITLGIKCPKSGCGGDIVEKQTRSRRLFFGCSKYPKCDFASWDRPVPTPCPACKHPYLVQKVSKVKGEYLKCPECKNTVTNESAEEKTVT, from the coding sequence ATGGCCAGGAATCTTCTCATAGTTGAGTCACCTGCGAAGTCACGGACCCTCGCCCGTTTTCTGGGTAAGGATTTCGATATCGTTGCCACCGTGGGACACATTATCGACCTGCCCAAGTCTAAGCTTGGTATTGATACCGAAAACGACTTTGAGCCTCAGTATACTGTAATTGAAGGCAAGCAGAAGGTCATCACGGGGCTGAAGAAGGCCGCCAAAAAGGCGGATACGATCTATCTGGCCCCTGATCCGGATCGCGAGGGGGAAGCGATAGCCTGGCATGTTGCTAACAGCCTTGGAGACAAGTGCAAGGCCAATTTCGTTCGGGTATCTTTTAATGAGATCACCAAACGCGCTGTGACTGAGGCCGTCAAGAATCCCCGCGAGATAAATATGAATCTCGTTAATGCCCAGCAGGCCCGTCGAGTGCTCGATAGATTGGTGGGTTATACAGTGTCGCCTTTCTTATGGAAGACGATTGCTCGAAATCTGTCCGCGGGACGAGTGCAATCGGTGGCACTACGCCTGGTGTGCGAACGTGAGGCCGAGATCAAGGCCTTCAAGTCCACCGAGTACTGGCAGATCAATGCTCAACTCGAAACGGACAAGCAGGAGCAGTTCAAGACTCGTCTGCATAAGATCGACAAGCTAACTGTCGTCAAGCCATCTGAACTCAAGGGCAAGACCAAGGTCTGCATTAATAGCGAAGACGAAGTAAAGGGATACGTTGCCGAGCTGGAAAAAGCAGATTTCGTGGTGGACGAGATCAAGAGAAGTGAGAAGAAAAGACGACCGTACGCTCCGTTTATTACCTCTACGCTGCAACAGGAAGCGGCCAAAGCTCATGGCTTTTCGCCCAAGGTGACAATGCGGATCGCGCAGGACCTTTACGAAGGAATCGAAATGGGTAAGGAAGGTCCGACGGGACTCATTACCTATATGCGTACCGACTCAACCAGGATTGCGGCCGAGGCGTTGACTGGTGCTCGTGAGTATATCGAGGAGATCTATGGCAAGAGCTATCTTCCGGCCAAAGCGCAGATATATTCGAGCAAGAAAAAAGCCCAGGATGCTCACGAAGCTATCCGTCCAAGTTATTTGACCCTGCCACCAGTGGACGTTAAGAAGTATCTCACACCCCGGCAGTATAAGCTCTACACGTTGATTTGGAATCGGTTCATCGCCTGCCAGATGAAACCGGCTGTCTACAGCGTTGAGACGGTTGACATTAAGGCCGGACGGTTCACTTTGCGGGCCACTGCCCAGCGGATCAAGTTCGATGGTTTCATTAAGCTCTACCGTGCTGAAAAGGAACCAGATGAAAACGGCAATGGCAAGAATGGACTTGAAAACCTCCCCGAACTGAATGAGAAGGACTTGCTCAAGTTGCTGAAACTTGAGCCAAATCAGTCATTTACAAAACCTCCTGGTAGATATTCGGAGGCTATGCTGGTGAAGCGACTGGAAGCTGACGGCATTGGGCGACCATCTACATATGCGACGATTATCTCTACGCTAAAATCCCGAAAGTACGTCGACCTTGACCAGCGCAAACTGGTACCGACCGATTTGGGTAAGGCAGTCACGCGCATTCTGGTGGAGCATTTGCCCAAGATATTCAACGTTAAATTCACAGCCAGCATGGAAAAGGAACTTGATGCGGTAGCGGATGGGACAGACGATTGGGTCAAAGTCATCGGCGCTTTCTATACGCCGTTCAAGAAGACAATCGACGGTCTCACTGCCCGTGAGAGCGAAATAAAAGCCTCCCTGACCGAGAAAACCGATATTGCCTGTGAGAAATGCGGTTCACCGATGATTGTCAAATGGGGTCGCAATGGTCGCTTTCTGGCCTGTTCCGCTTACCCAGAGTGCAAGTCGACCCGACCGTTGCCGGAGGAAGAAGAGCAAAATAAGACTGACGAGAAGTGCGAGAAATGCGGTTCACCGATGGTGGTCAAAACTGGCCGTTTTGGCCGTTTTCTGGCCTGCTCTGCATACCCTGATTGCAAGACAACCAAGGCAATTACATTGGGAATTAAGTGTCCCAAGTCTGGCTGCGGGGGAGACATTGTTGAGAAACAGACTCGCAGTCGTCGGCTATTTTTCGGTTGCTCAAAATATCCCAAATGTGATTTCGCATCCTGGGATCGACCGGTACCCACACCGTGTCCTGCGTGCAAACACCCCTACCTGGTCCAGAAGGTCTCCAAGGTAAAGGGTGAGTATCTCAAGTGTCCCGAATGCAAAAACACTGTGACCAATGAGAGTGCGGAGGAAAAAACGGTCACTTAA
- a CDS encoding PAS domain S-box protein codes for MTSESGKTDSALHRCAVCKIDLKGRLVYIDDQVENLLGFTREDLFGKMFLDFLDEHSSNVVDNLIEKRNNYETFYESTRLGILAREGHIVPSTAVVSLSFIAGNPVNFVFIIIPDDEIKAESGRNNDDQAFVELLENVLAGHENFDANMFLRQLKAVAGATTACLYLVHENSLELRHVAGDNDLPIVATSVPEVSTMHHQVVETGAVYDFTNTDTYEAIGVEADDAPHEYAARMEINGHGCYLVRLIFESTLTEFDVAGGVSRCDSVLRFFGRPVESPEPQQDRSSEVDIRIAVGLLDGLGLGALVTDREGNVIGHNPILYQMVQENDIIGDFRRFSEFLEGVTPDHCESPIRECFLNASDPACCNRLQISLPDGTPAILTVLRLGDGLEDLTSLVAVMPQEATVGRVRVS; via the coding sequence ATGACAAGCGAAAGTGGCAAGACTGACAGCGCGTTGCACCGCTGTGCAGTTTGTAAAATTGACCTCAAAGGCCGTCTGGTATACATTGATGATCAGGTCGAGAACCTGCTGGGGTTCACCCGCGAGGATCTTTTCGGTAAGATGTTCCTTGATTTTCTCGATGAGCATTCAAGTAATGTAGTAGACAATCTCATTGAAAAACGTAACAACTATGAGACGTTCTATGAATCCACCCGCCTGGGTATTCTCGCTCGTGAAGGTCATATCGTACCTAGCACTGCTGTTGTCTCACTCAGTTTCATAGCCGGTAACCCGGTCAATTTCGTGTTCATCATTATTCCCGATGACGAAATCAAGGCCGAGTCGGGCAGGAATAATGATGACCAGGCTTTCGTGGAGTTGCTTGAGAATGTTCTGGCTGGACATGAAAATTTTGATGCCAACATGTTTTTGAGACAACTCAAAGCTGTGGCCGGCGCGACCACGGCTTGCCTTTATCTTGTCCATGAGAACTCGCTTGAGTTACGCCATGTCGCCGGGGACAATGATCTGCCAATAGTCGCAACCTCTGTACCGGAAGTGAGTACGATGCACCACCAGGTGGTCGAGACCGGTGCTGTCTATGATTTCACCAATACGGACACATATGAGGCGATTGGTGTTGAGGCTGACGATGCGCCGCACGAATATGCTGCTCGCATGGAAATCAATGGGCACGGCTGCTATTTGGTTCGTCTTATCTTTGAGTCGACCCTGACCGAGTTTGATGTTGCTGGCGGTGTATCTCGCTGTGATTCGGTTCTGCGTTTCTTTGGACGTCCCGTGGAATCGCCAGAGCCACAGCAAGATAGGAGTAGTGAGGTAGATATCCGCATTGCCGTCGGTTTACTTGACGGTCTTGGATTGGGTGCCTTGGTAACCGACCGCGAAGGGAATGTTATCGGCCACAATCCGATTCTCTATCAGATGGTTCAAGAGAACGACATCATTGGTGATTTTCGCCGTTTCAGTGAGTTTTTGGAGGGGGTGACGCCGGATCACTGCGAGAGCCCCATTCGCGAGTGTTTCTTGAATGCCTCCGACCCGGCCTGCTGCAATCGGCTTCAAATTTCTCTTCCCGATGGTACTCCGGCTATTCTTACTGTCCTTCGTCTTGGTGACGGACTGGAGGATCTCACCAGTCTGGTAGCGGTTATGCCTCAGGAGGCGACAGTCGGACGCGTCCGGGTTAGTTGA
- a CDS encoding DNA-directed RNA polymerase subunit omega: MSKIDLEEIERQGLNRYEAVIVASRHARTLNSKRLRLLERMMDDPDIQIDSRKVSMTALLELLEGKVKFNRSDSM, translated from the coding sequence GTGAGCAAAATTGATTTGGAAGAAATCGAGAGACAGGGTCTCAATCGTTACGAGGCCGTGATTGTAGCCTCACGCCATGCGCGAACTCTAAATAGCAAGCGACTAAGGCTGCTGGAGCGCATGATGGATGACCCGGATATTCAGATTGATTCCCGCAAAGTGTCGATGACAGCATTGTTGGAACTTCTGGAAGGAAAGGTAAAGTTTAACCGCTCGGATTCGATGTAA
- a CDS encoding tyrosine-type recombinase/integrase: MLTRVLQQYLDDPTSRRRFSEKTREAYGRDLVPWISWLEEQHAALPGNAPNDPLYLRIYLRERSEAGVSNRSLARFLSAVNGFQKYLGSRPNMIKYIFKLPKMKFNAALPDFITQKDSVSLFEVSVSDGTGKGYLHLRDFLMVALLYATGVRREELARITLKDIDMQRGLIAVIGKGNKTRVVPVGDQTLKDIERYLVLRNIFADRKESDSDSLFLNRLGKPLSVRSIDRRVKKFGRGKGLDFTPHTLRHSFATHLLENGADLILIKEILGHASLSTTQKYTHVTAETMKKVYRRAHPRSGAKE; encoded by the coding sequence ATGTTGACTCGAGTATTACAACAATATCTGGATGATCCGACATCACGGAGGCGTTTCTCTGAGAAAACGAGAGAGGCCTATGGTCGGGATTTGGTGCCATGGATAAGCTGGCTGGAAGAACAGCATGCTGCGCTTCCAGGCAACGCTCCTAATGATCCTCTTTATTTGCGTATCTATTTACGGGAACGCTCAGAAGCAGGCGTGTCTAACCGTTCACTGGCCCGATTCCTCAGCGCCGTCAACGGTTTTCAGAAATACCTCGGGTCTCGACCGAATATGATCAAGTACATCTTCAAATTGCCTAAGATGAAGTTCAACGCCGCTCTGCCAGATTTCATTACCCAGAAGGACAGCGTTTCTCTCTTTGAAGTTTCTGTGTCCGACGGAACCGGAAAGGGGTATCTTCACCTGCGTGATTTTCTTATGGTAGCCTTGTTGTATGCCACCGGCGTTCGACGGGAGGAACTGGCGCGAATCACCCTCAAGGATATCGACATGCAACGGGGTCTGATTGCTGTCATCGGTAAGGGCAACAAAACACGGGTAGTGCCGGTTGGCGACCAGACTCTGAAAGATATTGAGCGCTATCTTGTCCTTCGGAATATCTTTGCGGATCGAAAAGAGTCGGATTCTGATAGCCTGTTTCTCAATCGTCTGGGGAAGCCGCTCAGTGTTCGTTCCATAGACCGGCGAGTGAAGAAATTCGGACGGGGGAAAGGGCTTGATTTTACCCCCCACACGCTGCGCCATTCATTTGCTACGCATCTGCTCGAAAATGGCGCTGACCTGATCCTTATCAAAGAAATCCTGGGCCACGCTTCGTTATCGACTACTCAAAAATATACACACGTAACGGCTGAAACCATGAAGAAAGTCTACCGGCGCGCGCACCCGCGTTCCGGGGCCAAAGAATAG
- the hslU gene encoding ATP-dependent protease ATPase subunit HslU: MNNSYPTPAEIVSHLDKYIIGQDKAKKSVAIALRNRWRRQQAPEDIRHEIMPNNIIMMGPTGVGKTEIARRLADLAKAPLIKVEASKFTEVGYVGRDVESMIRDLMDIAVNMVKLEKSAALQEKAQQNTTERLLDLLLMPVKRAPVQAADLEKKDTITKTRDKLRAKLLAGKMDEREVEINAPQNQFPVIEIFSPMGMEEMGVNFQEMFSGLMPKKTKQRKMSIKDARKFFHNEEIGKLTNMDQVISEALNRVQNAGIIFVDEIDKIVGDDGRTGPDVSREGVQRDILPIVEGCAVMTKYGMVHTDHILFIAAGAFHGTSPSNLIPELQGRFPIRVELDSLSKEDLERILVEPEAALVKQYQALIRSESVELVFDKAAIKRIASYAERVNTEAENIGARRLQTVMTTLLEDILFEPPEGKKKIKITAKKVEKELAAIVEDEDLSRYIL; the protein is encoded by the coding sequence ATGAACAATTCTTATCCCACTCCGGCAGAGATCGTATCTCATCTCGATAAGTACATTATCGGTCAGGACAAGGCCAAGAAATCAGTGGCTATCGCCCTTCGCAACCGTTGGCGGCGACAACAGGCTCCCGAAGATATTCGCCATGAGATAATGCCCAACAACATAATCATGATGGGTCCGACTGGTGTTGGCAAGACTGAGATCGCCCGACGTTTGGCTGATTTGGCGAAAGCACCCCTGATCAAAGTTGAGGCTTCCAAATTCACCGAGGTCGGCTACGTGGGACGCGACGTCGAATCGATGATTCGTGACCTAATGGATATCGCCGTCAACATGGTCAAACTCGAAAAATCAGCCGCGCTTCAGGAGAAGGCACAGCAAAATACGACTGAACGCCTTCTAGACCTGCTACTGATGCCAGTCAAACGTGCTCCCGTTCAGGCCGCCGACTTGGAAAAGAAAGACACAATCACCAAAACCAGAGATAAACTCAGGGCAAAACTACTGGCTGGCAAAATGGATGAACGGGAAGTCGAAATCAATGCCCCTCAGAATCAATTTCCTGTTATCGAGATATTTTCGCCGATGGGCATGGAGGAAATGGGGGTCAACTTCCAGGAAATGTTCTCCGGACTTATGCCAAAAAAAACCAAGCAGCGCAAGATGTCAATCAAAGACGCCCGCAAGTTCTTCCATAATGAAGAAATCGGCAAACTGACTAATATGGATCAGGTCATCTCGGAAGCGCTGAACCGAGTGCAGAACGCCGGGATTATCTTTGTCGACGAGATCGACAAGATCGTTGGCGATGATGGCAGGACCGGCCCTGATGTCAGTCGTGAGGGCGTCCAGCGCGACATTCTGCCCATCGTCGAGGGCTGTGCGGTCATGACGAAATACGGCATGGTCCACACCGATCATATCCTGTTCATCGCCGCCGGAGCTTTCCACGGCACCAGCCCGTCCAATCTCATTCCTGAATTACAGGGCCGATTCCCCATAAGAGTCGAACTTGATTCTCTCAGCAAAGAGGACCTGGAACGAATTTTAGTCGAACCGGAAGCGGCTCTGGTGAAGCAGTATCAGGCCCTCATTCGCTCTGAAAGTGTCGAGCTGGTCTTTGACAAGGCTGCTATCAAGCGTATCGCGTCTTACGCGGAGCGAGTCAATACCGAGGCCGAGAATATTGGAGCACGCCGACTTCAGACAGTCATGACAACGCTGCTTGAGGATATTCTGTTTGAGCCACCTGAGGGGAAGAAGAAGATCAAGATCACGGCCAAGAAGGTGGAAAAAGAACTCGCGGCTATCGTCGAAGACGAAGACCTGAGCCGGTATATACTATAG
- a CDS encoding cell wall-active antibiotics response protein yields the protein MSKRRNIFGFVLIALGFLLVLRAIDPYLFGFQHMARYLLPVGLILLGGWLIIRRRKLEECYDPGQDAQTGYDPGSASASSTVQPEFVRTDNTGRASGTTGNQSGPDIGCVKSTRYNKLLGDINIDCKGVSLRNIEVSCGLGDIEVKVHGGILADGLNRIVISGFIGDCRVLVPPGMELFAHCSNFIGDIETMSQRDSGFGNNLDSQSPGYATADKRLYITANNFIGDIKIMEV from the coding sequence ATGAGTAAGCGACGTAACATATTCGGATTTGTGCTGATCGCCCTCGGGTTCCTGCTCGTTCTTCGAGCTATCGACCCGTATCTGTTTGGCTTCCAGCATATGGCGCGTTACCTGCTTCCTGTGGGTCTGATTCTTCTGGGCGGATGGTTGATCATTCGAAGGCGTAAACTTGAGGAGTGCTACGATCCGGGGCAGGACGCTCAAACTGGATATGACCCAGGCAGTGCAAGTGCTTCTTCTACCGTACAGCCGGAATTCGTCCGAACGGATAACACGGGGCGTGCTTCGGGAACGACAGGCAACCAATCGGGACCTGATATCGGTTGTGTGAAGAGCACACGATATAATAAGCTCTTGGGGGATATTAATATCGACTGCAAAGGTGTCAGCTTGCGCAATATCGAAGTGTCATGCGGGTTAGGGGATATTGAAGTCAAGGTCCATGGTGGCATTTTGGCCGATGGTCTCAACAGGATAGTTATCTCTGGATTCATCGGCGACTGTCGGGTGCTGGTCCCACCGGGAATGGAACTATTCGCACATTGCTCCAACTTCATTGGCGATATCGAAACCATGAGCCAGCGTGACTCCGGCTTCGGCAACAACCTCGATAGCCAATCTCCCGGCTACGCGACAGCGGACAAGCGTCTCTATATTACCGCCAACAATTTCATCGGCGACATCAAGATCATGGAAGTGTGA
- a CDS encoding YicC family protein: MNSMTGFGKAQMKGKPGAFTVEISSVNSRFLEISVRVPRQYSSLEHKVRELVSGNLDRGKVFVFAGFAETEDSPAKSYVNEKAMIAVSHRLLALRKKLKIAGDVTISDLLQFPDVTHLDNDVVDEKVLWAVLEKAVKGALKELLGMRRKEGAAMAKDMKQRLKTIGQANRMISTEAPKIVDKYRTRLYERVQDLLDNGTGDTGRVEQEIALFADRCDITEECTRLASHIDQYEGILREKKPMGKRLNFLLQEMNREANTMASKATETCITTAVISLKEEMEKLREMVQNVE; the protein is encoded by the coding sequence ATGAACTCGATGACCGGATTCGGCAAAGCACAGATGAAAGGCAAACCAGGAGCGTTCACCGTGGAAATCTCCAGTGTGAACAGCCGATTTCTGGAAATTTCGGTTCGAGTTCCCCGCCAGTATTCCTCGCTTGAGCACAAAGTTCGCGAACTTGTTAGCGGCAATCTTGATAGAGGCAAAGTTTTTGTGTTTGCGGGATTTGCCGAAACAGAGGATTCTCCGGCCAAGAGTTATGTGAATGAAAAGGCAATGATAGCTGTTAGTCATCGTCTTCTGGCACTCCGCAAAAAACTGAAAATCGCTGGTGATGTCACGATTAGTGACCTGTTGCAGTTTCCGGACGTTACTCATCTTGACAATGATGTTGTTGATGAGAAGGTGTTATGGGCAGTGCTGGAAAAAGCCGTGAAGGGTGCGCTTAAGGAACTTCTGGGGATGCGTCGCAAGGAAGGCGCGGCAATGGCTAAGGATATGAAACAGCGCCTCAAGACGATTGGACAGGCCAATCGGATGATTTCGACCGAGGCTCCGAAGATTGTGGACAAGTATCGGACGCGGCTGTATGAGCGCGTTCAGGACCTGCTGGATAATGGCACTGGTGATACCGGCCGTGTGGAGCAAGAGATCGCTCTGTTTGCGGATCGGTGCGATATCACAGAAGAGTGTACTCGGCTTGCCAGCCATATTGACCAATACGAAGGCATTCTGCGGGAGAAAAAACCGATGGGCAAACGGCTCAATTTCCTCCTGCAGGAGATGAATCGAGAGGCTAATACTATGGCCTCCAAGGCCACTGAAACCTGTATTACCACTGCGGTCATCTCTCTCAAAGAGGAGATGGAGAAACTCCGCGAGATGGTACAGAACGTCGAGTAG
- the hslV gene encoding ATP-dependent protease subunit HslV, producing the protein MHTRSTTILGLIHKGQAAMAGDGQITLDDMVLKSHSNKIRSMRDGKILAGFAGTAADALALYELLEKKIEEYSGHLSRAAVELAKEWRTDKVLQKLEAVIAVTDRKQIFLLSGNGDVIEPDDGIIAIGSGGPYALAAARAMLVANPKLTAEKIARKSLEIASEICVYTNNQITVETIK; encoded by the coding sequence ATGCACACACGTTCAACTACCATCCTTGGTTTGATCCACAAGGGTCAGGCCGCTATGGCCGGTGACGGTCAGATCACGCTTGACGACATGGTGCTCAAGTCGCACTCCAACAAGATTCGCTCGATGCGCGACGGGAAGATTCTGGCTGGATTTGCCGGAACGGCGGCAGATGCTCTGGCTCTGTACGAACTGCTCGAGAAGAAGATTGAGGAATACTCGGGCCATCTTTCCCGAGCGGCAGTCGAGTTGGCTAAGGAGTGGCGAACCGACAAAGTTCTCCAGAAACTGGAGGCTGTTATCGCCGTGACCGACCGAAAGCAGATTTTCCTGCTTAGCGGTAATGGTGACGTGATTGAACCGGATGACGGCATTATTGCCATTGGCTCTGGCGGACCGTATGCGCTTGCAGCGGCGCGCGCTATGTTGGTCGCTAATCCCAAATTAACAGCCGAGAAAATTGCCAGGAAATCACTGGAGATCGCCTCAGAAATTTGTGTCTACACCAACAATCAGATAACGGTAGAAACGATCAAATGA
- the argF gene encoding ornithine carbamoyltransferase → MSRSLCQITDFSTEELNEIFDLCAKMKKGEIRPRPLEGKSVACIFTKASLRTRISFEVGISELGGQPIYVTDEQIKLGQRESIADAAQVLSRYVALIMIRTFKQSDVEGLAQHASVPIVNGLTDLVHPCQILGDYFTAIEHLGPKDRYKIAYVGDGNNITNSWLNLAVRLPIDLRIGTAADCTPDADLLAKAKANTDSRITMTEDPKEAVAGADVLYTDVWASMGQKHLAEEKANRLEKYQLNSSLLALADPNAVVMHCLPAERGREITDEVMDSPQSVVFDEAENRLHIQKAIMAFLLK, encoded by the coding sequence ATGTCACGTTCACTATGCCAGATAACGGATTTCAGCACTGAGGAACTCAATGAGATATTTGACCTTTGTGCCAAGATGAAAAAAGGTGAGATTCGACCGCGACCCCTGGAAGGGAAATCGGTTGCTTGTATCTTCACCAAAGCCTCCCTTAGAACCAGAATATCATTTGAAGTGGGCATCAGCGAGTTGGGTGGTCAACCGATCTATGTCACCGATGAGCAGATCAAGCTGGGGCAGAGGGAAAGCATCGCCGATGCTGCCCAGGTTCTCTCCCGCTACGTCGCCCTGATTATGATTCGGACCTTCAAGCAGTCGGATGTCGAGGGGTTGGCTCAACATGCCTCGGTCCCGATTGTCAATGGACTGACCGATTTGGTTCATCCCTGTCAGATACTGGGGGACTATTTCACGGCCATCGAACATCTGGGACCGAAGGATCGATACAAGATCGCCTATGTTGGAGACGGCAACAATATTACCAATAGCTGGCTCAATCTGGCGGTTCGTCTTCCAATTGACCTGAGAATAGGGACAGCAGCCGATTGCACGCCCGATGCCGATTTGCTGGCGAAAGCCAAAGCCAATACTGATAGTCGTATCACTATGACAGAGGATCCTAAAGAAGCCGTAGCCGGTGCCGATGTACTCTATACAGATGTTTGGGCTTCGATGGGGCAGAAACATCTGGCAGAAGAGAAAGCAAATAGGTTAGAGAAATACCAACTCAACAGTTCTCTGTTGGCTCTGGCCGATCCGAACGCGGTCGTGATGCACTGTTTGCCGGCGGAACGAGGGCGCGAAATCACCGATGAGGTGATGGATAGTCCACAGTCGGTAGTCTTTGATGAGGCTGAAAACAGGTTACACATCCAGAAAGCAATAATGGCTTTCTTGTTGAAGTGA